Proteins from a genomic interval of Buchnera aphidicola (Brachycaudus cardui):
- a CDS encoding 16S rRNA (uracil(1498)-N(3))-methyltransferase, protein MKKNIPRIYIQNELKIHQVLSLSKDHIHYIKTVLRMNIQDIIEIFNNTNSIFFAKIIYLSKKIIKIKIFEHQFKNIESPLYIHLGQVISKNDKMNFTIQKSIEMGVNIITPLFFKSTNTQKNMIDVSHKIEHWKKIIISACQQCHRNIIPMIQNAQDIFSWCQNNTDNSINIIFHPQSTLTLNDLPPCVKYVRIIIGSEKGFSKNEIFKIIKYGFLPIKLGPRILRTETAAIVAITALQIKFGDF, encoded by the coding sequence ATGAAAAAAAATATTCCACGTATTTATATTCAAAATGAATTAAAGATTCATCAAGTTTTATCTTTATCAAAAGATCATATTCATTACATTAAAACAGTTTTAAGAATGAATATTCAAGATATAATAGAGATATTTAACAATACTAATTCTATTTTTTTTGCTAAAATTATATATCTTTCTAAAAAGATAATTAAAATTAAAATTTTTGAACATCAATTTAAAAATATTGAATCTCCTCTTTATATTCATTTAGGACAAGTGATTTCTAAAAATGATAAAATGAATTTTACTATTCAAAAATCAATTGAAATGGGTGTTAATATTATCACACCATTATTTTTTAAAAGTACGAATACTCAAAAAAATATGATTGACGTTTCTCATAAGATAGAGCATTGGAAAAAAATAATTATTTCTGCATGTCAACAATGTCATCGTAATATTATTCCAATGATTCAAAATGCACAAGATATCTTTTCATGGTGTCAGAATAATACAGACAATAGTATAAACATTATTTTTCATCCACAATCTACTTTGACACTTAATGATTTACCACCATGTGTAAAATACGTTAGAATAATTATTGGTTCTGAAAAAGGTTTTTCAAAAAATGAAATTTTTAAAATTATTAAGTATGGATTTCTACCAATAAAATTAGGTCCGAGAATTTTAAGAACAGAAACGGCTGCTATTGTAGCCATTACAGCATTACAAATAAAATTTGGTGATTTTTAA
- a CDS encoding endonuclease, which produces MHDFYQAKLIAIKIHQHAPGSFYCGCKIIWKQKKGIPNLASCGYKIRKNKIRATRIEWEHVVPAWQFGHQKKCWKKGGRKKCIATDVIYKYIESDIHNLQPAIGEINGDRSNFMYSELNNKLPQYGQCNIKIDFKKRLIEPPERSRGAIARTYFYMSKKYKIILSLKQKKLFKIWDNKFPVTKWECEREKLIFHAQGYHNNYIYNKCIKK; this is translated from the coding sequence ATACATGATTTCTATCAAGCAAAACTTATAGCAATTAAAATTCATCAACATGCACCAGGATCTTTTTATTGTGGATGTAAAATTATTTGGAAGCAAAAAAAAGGGATTCCTAATTTAGCGTCTTGTGGATATAAAATTCGAAAAAATAAAATTCGTGCGACAAGAATTGAATGGGAACATGTAGTACCAGCATGGCAATTTGGACATCAAAAAAAATGCTGGAAAAAAGGAGGGCGTAAAAAATGTATTGCAACAGATGTTATATACAAATATATTGAATCTGATATTCATAATTTACAACCAGCTATTGGAGAAATAAATGGAGATCGTTCAAATTTTATGTATAGTGAATTAAATAATAAATTACCTCAATACGGACAATGTAATATAAAAATAGATTTCAAAAAAAGATTAATTGAACCACCTGAAAGATCTCGTGGAGCTATAGCACGAACTTATTTCTATATGAGTAAAAAATATAAAATTATTTTATCTTTAAAACAAAAAAAATTATTTAAAATATGGGATAATAAATTTCCTGTAACAAAATGGGAATGTGAAAGAGAAAAATTAATATTTCATGCACAAGGTTATCATAATAATTATATTTATAACAAATGTATAAAAAAATAA
- a CDS encoding 5-formyltetrahydrofolate cyclo-ligase: MLSKILKHRKNIRQYMRYMRQSLTVKQQYNASIQISHLACNYTLIRKAKNIAVFLPFDGEINTYPFILKLWLNNQKVFLPIINSVHNKTLLFAHFTSKSILYCNQYKIFEPYFHTQDIISTSDLDVIIVPLVAFDKTGARLGMGGGFYDICLKDWRKKNILPVGFAYNFQLVHNIPKQYWDISLPVILTPDQISFFGS; encoded by the coding sequence ATGTTATCAAAAATTTTAAAACACCGCAAAAATATTCGTCAATATATGCGCTATATGCGTCAATCTTTGACAGTAAAACAACAATATAATGCATCTATACAAATTTCTCATTTAGCATGTAATTATACATTGATTCGTAAAGCTAAAAATATAGCTGTTTTTTTACCTTTTGATGGAGAAATAAATACATATCCTTTTATTTTAAAGTTATGGTTAAATAATCAAAAAGTTTTTCTTCCTATAATAAATTCAGTTCATAATAAAACGTTATTATTTGCTCATTTTACTTCTAAGTCTATTTTATATTGTAATCAATATAAAATATTTGAGCCTTATTTTCATACTCAAGATATTATTTCAACATCTGATTTAGATGTCATAATAGTACCATTAGTAGCTTTTGATAAGACAGGTGCTAGATTAGGTATGGGTGGTGGTTTTTATGATATTTGTTTAAAAGATTGGAGAAAAAAAAATATTTTACCAGTAGGTTTTGCTTATAATTTTCAATTAGTTCATAATATACCTAAACAATACTGGGATATTTCATTACCTGTTATTTTAACTCCTGATCAGATATCTTTTTTTGGATCATGA